A genomic window from Syngnathus typhle isolate RoL2023-S1 ecotype Sweden linkage group LG18, RoL_Styp_1.0, whole genome shotgun sequence includes:
- the LOC133143257 gene encoding disks large homolog 5-like isoform X4, with protein sequence MDPLHREFLQKCHHNLAESVTDADQLVEVLSRGGTLSTAERHELTLGSGAGGEKVELLVKILLRKDRDHFADFCSALEETNPHLHSVLHTGTGTTPGPLDHSTGSASSVLSAMPSDSESSGSLSSAGTPTPNSSPPPPPAYADATRPHDKMDTLLFQLRHVTRERDELRKRLALSSPGSTFDDCRPNWKAGHDYERLKLQCMKAMGELQSLQNQHSGTLKRCEEAVKKADFYHTLHSRLAGEQGQLKDELEALRLDNVQLRRQHDHAKHNCEELRRLRDDHQREVADMRLLHRQAIREGSSDALNKLYDSAVDKLESVRSDYEGLRKRYDDETADHNADLSRLDHALEEKRRLQKQLDVLTKQRDAAVLYQQQYSSSIRTLDQQELSKAATQNVELQREMERLQTEATRFKTQHLKAAKECEKYKDERDSVISEYRLIMSERDQVIKEVERLQSGLELAEAKLKNTSSERRVANEELEALRQELASSLMDRDRALCEKNELLEKYCHEVKDKAEAQKELSQACKDMETVREERDVARKERTEAIVQRDRLLREYYQARQKQDSATMDTERANKEIEMLRKQYEAVGQELKEALQEAEVAKCRRDWAFQERDKIVAERESVRTLCDNLRRERDRAVSDLADALRNLDDTRKQKNDAMRELKELKDKMEDQLEKEARFRQLMAHSSHDSAIDMDTVEWETEVVEFEKRRDMDMDLEALGFDIAEGVNDPYLPGDCGVFVTKVDKGSLAEGRLRVNDWLLKINNVDLTSKDGKQAVKAVLSGEGVINMVVRRRKSLGGRVAAPVQINLAGQKDCGICLESGVFVASLAPGGPAVRDNHLAVGDRLLAINGIPLDNKSLAECDALLRTCRESLCISLAKFLPQSCSGQSLYETLRDSEKVCKSCRSAERTQADSCACELGCGEDDGARGDGGDVAGLRGDSLHSRSPSEPLADFGYRRRDLHRRPFTFTPALPHCSAPAPKAGGGTWPKVIGGASVAECAQLSVYKRAKQRKSIFDANPFRRAEAPPSLDYVSLSQLPRHSPQSSLAESSQGPPGDTFRFKHSQQSSSASDSAVPASPKPVTDGEGGQQLYYSAEAPQRESKTPADDDGSPHREPDKRRYRPKSAPALRRNVTPLRIPPPVQIHHFSNDEHSPEPMDLLRFSPMRNNRYSMHLAPPSYSSAVAQPTQRGLAPSPAKISVTRNAVYPGRNNQMQSGNSNVQVRSLASAQRHGRHSVDLYHKLTGDVGESSPTPHGTNSLPSSARLVSLSALQFRAERIRIPSTRYPCSTGSDAGSRSECSSPATPPTSPVGSGGSFFVSSQSAISVPTRLRISTSRKDRPCSEEPRNLTVQKGAEPLGISIVSGENGGVFVSKVTAGSIAHQAHLEYGDQLLEFNGINLRNANEQQARLVIGQQCDTVTILAQYNPHMFQLGNHSRSSSRMESVGSRPTPRDRGASTPDERSLSDSKQDEGMATPPSTRAAARLPVGALPRLVRLKRVQGELGVQICGGNLYGIFVESLDEDSPAQTLDGLLPGDLILEYNGISMKNKTKEEAYLELLKPAETITVKVQNCVDELAAVRELPGDGFFIRSLYEREADVELELSFKKDDILYVEDTLPNGNFGYWMAWRLDEKAHKLERGQIPSKFMMDQEFYRRHGLADVKDDGSGGKSMSAAARRSFFRRRVKHKRNGSKDGKDLMASEAMMSDYLPMAEDGACLVYQRVQKVECSAPRPVLILGPLAEASKDMLVNEAPAKFSRCPPEIMKASQQAIERGVKDCVFIDFKRRSGHFDVTTVASIKEITEKDSHCLLDIGAHAIERLHSVHVYPIVIFIRYKNAKQIKEQKDPLYLRDKLSQKLSKEQFEAAQKTEQEYSRFFTGVVQGGSVSYICTQIVTIVEQEQNKVLWIPDGAP encoded by the exons ATGGATCCGCTGCACAGAGAGTTTCTGCAAAAGTGTCATCACAACTTGGCAGAGTCCGTCACCGACGCCGACCAGCTCGTGGAGGTCCTGTCCCGGGGAGGCACGCTGAGCACAGCCGAGCGACACGAACTGACCCTCGGCAGCGGCGCCGGCGGGGAGAAAGTGGAGCTCCTCGTCAAGATTCTGCTCCGCAAGGACCGAGACCACTTCGCCGACTTCTGCTCAGCCCTGGAGGAGACCAACCCGCACCTGCACTCGGTGCTGCACACCGGTACCGGCACCACTCCCGGGCCCTTGGACCACAGCACCG GGTCGGCGTCCAGCGTCTTGTCCGCCATGCCCTCGGATTCCGAGAGCAGCGGCTCCCTCAGCAGCGCCG GTACGCCAACTCCGAACTcttcgccaccgccgccgccggcctACGCGGATGCTACGCGGCCGCACGACAAGATGGACACGCTCCTGTTCCAGCTGCGCCACGTGACCCGGGAGCGTGACGAGCTCCGCAAGCGGCTGGCGCTCTCCTCGCCCGGGAGCACTTTTGACGACTGCAG GCCCAACTGGAAAGCGGGCCACGACTACGAACGTCTCAAGCTGCAGTGCATGAAGGCCATGGGCGAGCTGCAGTCGCTGCAGAACCAGCACAGCGGCACCCTCAAGAGGTGCGAGGAGGCCGTCAAGAAGGCAGACTTCTAcca cacGCTGCACAGCCGGCTGGCGGGCGAGCAAGGCCAGCTCAAGGATGAGCTGGAGGCGCTGAGGCTGGACAACGTGCAACTGCGGCGCCAGCACGACCACGCCAAGCACAACTGCGAGGAACTGCGCCGACTGCGAGACGACCACCAGCGAGAGGTGGCCGACATGCGCCTGCTGCATCGACAG GCCATTCGGGAAGGCTCCTCGGACGCCCTCAACAAGTTGTACGACTCGGCCGTGGACAAACTGGAGAGCGTGAGGAGCGACTACGAGGGCCTTCGCAAGCGCTACGACGACGAGACGGCCGACCACAACGCCGACCTGAGTCGCCTGGACCATGCGCTGGAGGAGAAGCGGCGCCTTCAGAAGCAGCTGGACGTGCTGACCAAGCAGAGGGACGCCGCCGTCCTCTACCAGCAGCAGTACTCCTCGTCCATACGCAC GTTGGACCAGCAGGAGCTGTCCAAGGCGGCCACGCAGAACGTGGAGCTTCAGCGCGAGATGGAGCGGCTGCAGACGGAGGCCACGCGCTTCAAAACACAGCATCTTAAAGCGGCCAAAGAGTGCGAGAAGTACAAGGACGAGCGCGACTCGGTCATCAGCGAGTACCGGCTGATCATGAGCGAGCGCGACCAGGTCAtcaaggaggtggagcggctccaGTCCGGGCTGGAGCTGGCGGAGGCCAAGCTCAAGAACACGTCCTCGGAGCGCCGCGTGGCCAACGAGGAGCTGGAGGCCCTCCGACAG GAACTGGCGTCGTCGCTGATGGACAGGGACCGAGCGCTCTGCGAGAAGAACGAGCTTCTGGAGAAGTACTGCCACGAGGTGAAGGACAAGGCAGAGGCGCAGAAGGAGCTGAGCCAGGCCTGCAAGGACATGGAGACGGTCCGCGAGGAGCGAGACGTCGCCCGCAAGGAGAGGACCGAGGCCATCGTCCAGCGGGACCGGCTGCTGCGCGAGTATTATCAGGCCAGACAG AAACAAGACTCGGCCACTATGGACACAGAGCGAGCCAACAAAGAGATCGAGATGCTGAGGAAGCAATACGAGGCCGTGGGGCAGGAGCTGAAGGAGGCTCTGCAGGAGGCCGAGGTGGCCAAGTGTCGTAGGGACTGGGCCTTCCAAGAGAGGGACAAGATCGTGGCGGAACGGGAAAGCGTTCG CACCTTGTGCGACAACCTGAGACGAGAGCGTGACCGAGCCGTCAGCGACCTGGCCGACGCGCTGAGGAATCTAGACGACACCAGGAAGCAGAAGAACGACGCCATGCGGGAGCTCAAAGAACTCAA GGACAAAATGGAGGACCAACTGGAAAAGGAGGCTCGCTTCCGCCAGCTCATGGCTCACAGTTCGCACGATTCCGCCATCGACATGGACACGGTGGAGTGGGAGACGGAAGTTGTGGAGTTTGAGAAGCGCAGG GACATGGACATGGATTTGGAAGCGCTGGGCTTTGACATCGCCGAGGGTGTGAACGATCCTTATTTACCGGGAGATTGCGGCGTCTTTGTCACTAAGGTGGACAAAGGAAGTCTAGCGGAGGGCCGCTTAAG GGTGAACGACTGGCTGCTAAAGATCAACAACGTGGACCTGACCAGCAAAGACGGGAAGCAGGCCGTCAAAGCCGTGCTGAGCGGCGAGGGCGTGATCAATATGGTGGTCCGCCGCAGGAAGTCGTTGGGGGGccgggtcgccgctcctgtccAGATAAACCTCGCCGGACAAAAAG ACTGCGGCATCTGCCTGGAAAGCGGAGTCTTTGTCGCCTCGCTGGCGCCGGGCGGTCCGGCGGTCCGAGACAATCATCTGGCAGTCGGGGATAGGCTGTTAGCT ATTAACGGCATCCCGCTGGATAACAAGTCGCTGGCCGAGTGTGACGCTCTGCTGAGGACATGCCGCGAGTCGCTCTGCATCTCCCTCGCCAAG TTCCTGCCGCAGAGCTGCTCCGGCCAGAGTTTATACGAAACTCTGAGGGACTCTGAGAAAGTCTGCAAAAGCTGCCGTAGCGCCGAACGCACGCAGGCCGACAGCTGTGCTTGCGAATTGGGGTGCGGCGAGGACGACGGAGCGCGTGGCGACGGCGGCGATGTCGCCGGCCTTCGTGGCGACTCGCTACACTCCCGCAGCCCCTCGGAACCCCTGGCGGACTTCGGCTACAGGAGGCGGGACCTCCACCGGCGGCCCTTCACCTTCACGCCCGCGTTGCCCCACTGCAGCGCTCCTGCGCCAAAGGCTGGCGGCGGCACTTGGCCCAAAGTCATCGGCGGAGCGTCCGTTGCCGAGTGCGCACAGCTCTCCGTCTACAAGAGAGCCAAACAACGCAAGTCCATCTTTGACGCAAACCCTTTCAGGAGAGCGGAAGCGCCTCCAAGTTTGGACTACGTCTCGCTTTCTCAGCTGCCCAGACACTCGCCCCAGAGCTCGCTGGCCGAATCCTCCCAAGGTCCGCCCGGCGACACGTTCAGGTTCAAGCACTCGCAGCAGAGCAGCTCGGCGTCAGACTCCGCCGTCCCGGCTTCTCCCAAGCCCGTTACGGACGGGGAGGGCGGTCAGCAGCTCTACTACTCGGCCGAAGCTCCTCAAAGAGAGTCCAAGACGCCGGCGGATGATGACGGGAGTCCACACCGCGAGCCAGACAAGAGAAGGTACCGGCCCAAATCGGCACCGGCGCTGCGGCGGAACGTGACACCGCTGCGTATCCCGCCTCCCGTGCAG ATTCACCATTTCTCCAACGACGAGCACTCCCCCGAGCCCATGGATTTGTTGCGCTTCTCCCCGATGCGAAATAATCGCTACAGCATGCACCTTGCGCCGCCCAGCTACAGCAGCGCCGTTGCAC AACCGACGCAGCGAGGCTTAGCACCGAGTCCGGCGAAGATCTCGGTGACGAGGAACGCAGTCTACCCGGGCCGGAATAACCAGATGCAGAGCGGCAATTCCAACGTCCAAGTGCGGTCACTTGCAAG CGCCCAGCGTCACGGTCGCCACAGTGTGGACCTCTACCACAAGCTCACAGGGGACGTTGGCGAGAGCAGCCCGACGCCTCACGGCACCAACTCCCTCCCCTCCAGCGCCAGACTGG TCTCCCTGAGCGCGTTGCAGTTTAGGGCCGAGCGCATTCGAATCCCATCGACTCGTTACCCGTGCTCCACTGGATCCGATGCAG GCTCCCGTTCCGAGTGCAGCTCGCCTGCAACGCCTCCCACGTCCCCCGTTGGCTCAGGCGGCAGTTTTTTTGTCAGTAGCCAATCAGCGATCTCCGTCCCCACACGGCTCAGGATATCCACCAGCCGGAAGGACAG GCCGTGTTCGGAGGAGCCGCGTAACTTAACGGTGCAGAAAGGAGCCGAGCCGCTGGGCATCTCCATCGTGAGCGGTGAGAACGGCGGTGTCTTTGTGTCCAAAGTGACTGCGGGAAGCATCGCTCACCAAGCTCATTTGGAGTACGGAGATCAGCTCTTGGAG TTTAACGGCATCAATCTGCGCAATGCCAACGAGCAGCAGGCGCGCTTGGTGATCGGGCAGCAGTGTGACACGGTCACCATTTTGGCTCAGTACAACCCTCACATGTTTCAGCTGGGCAATCACTCGCGATCCAG CTCTCGCATGGAGTCCGTCGGCAGCCGGCCGACCCCGCGGGACAGGGGCGCCAGTACCCCGGACGAGCGCTCCTTGAGCGACAGCAAGCAGGACGAGGGCATGGCGACGCCCCCCTCCACGCGGGCCGCCGCCAG GCTTCCTGTCGGCGCTTTGCCTCGTCTGGTCAGGCTGAAGAGGGTCCAGGGCGAGCTGGGAGTGCAGATCTGTGGAGGCAACCTCTACGGCATCTTTGTGGAGAGCCTGGATGAAGACAGCCCTGCTCAAACTCTCGATGGCCTTCTGCCTGGAGACCTGATACTGGAG TACAACGGCATCAGCATGAAGAACAAAACCAAAGAGGAGGCTTATCTGGAATTGTTGAAGCCGGCCGAAACGATCACGGTCAAGGTTCAAAACTGCGTGGACGAGCTCGCCGCCGTCAGAGAGCTACCCGGAGATGGATTTTTCATCCG ATCGCTTTACGAGAGAGAGGCCGACGTGGAGCTGGAGCTGAGCTTCAAGAAGGACGACATCCTCTACGTGGAGGACACGCTGCCCAACGGCAACTTTGGCTACTGGATGGCGTGGCGCCTTGACGAGAAGGCGCACAAGTTGGAGAGAGGGCAGATTCCCAGCAAGTTCAT GATGGATCAGGAGTTCTACCGGAGGCACGGCCTGGCCGACGTCAAGGACGACGGCAGCGGTGGCAAAAGCATGTCGGCCGCCGCCCGGAGGTCCTTCTTTCGCCGGAGGGTGAAGCACAAGCGCAACGGATCCAAAGACGGCAAAGACCTGATGGCATCCGAAGCCATGATGTCCGATTACTTGCCCATGGCCGAAG ATGGCGCGTGCCTCGTCTATCAGCGGGTGCAGAAGGTGGAGTGCTCAGCCCCCAGACCTGTGCTGATCTTGGGGCCACTGGCCGAGGCTAGCAAGGACATGCTGGTCAACGAGGCGCCCGCCAAATTCAGTCGCTGTCCACCGG AGATCATGAAGGCGTCCCAGCAGGCTATCGAGCGAGGCGTGAAGGACTGCGTCTTCATCGACTTCAAGCGACGCAGCGGCCATTTTGACGTCACCACCGTGGCCTCCATAAAGGAGATCACGGAGAAG GACTCTCACTGTTTGCTCGACATTGGGGCGCACGCCATCGAACGCCTCCACAGCGTTCATGTCTACCCCATCGTCATTTTCATCCGCTACAAAAATGCAAAGCAGATCAA AGAGCAGAAGGATCCCTTGTACCTGCGGGATAAACTCTCGCAGAAGCTCTCCAAGGAGCAGTTTGAGGCGGCCCAGAAGACGGAGCAGGAGTACAGCCGCTTCTTCACAG GTGTCGTGCAAGGCGGCAGCGTGTCCTACATTTGCACTCAGATTGTCACCATCGTGGAGCAGGAGCAGAATAAAGTTCTGTGGATCCCCGACGGAGCGCCGTAA